Proteins from one Mycteria americana isolate JAX WOST 10 ecotype Jacksonville Zoo and Gardens chromosome 1, USCA_MyAme_1.0, whole genome shotgun sequence genomic window:
- the CERK gene encoding ceramide kinase isoform X1, translated as MEQLPGGRRPRLVSWLGLGQRQRSWEVTLDEERGRLAWRDPRSPRRGGENCFVPTSEIIAVEETEFNKKQHNNGKWQKMGKPHAFTVYYVKKARNHRWRCSDVTFWCVDEYLCNQWIQALKELLEMQKCRPKQLLVYINPYGGKRQGKRIYEQKVAPLFSLASISTDVVITEHANHAKENLFEVNINKYDGVVCVGGDGMFSEVMHGLIGRMQKDSGIDQNNPKAPLVQCNIRIGIIPAGSTDCICYSTVGISDPVTSALHIIVGDCQPLDVSSVHHNNTFLKYCVSLLGYGFYGDILKDSEKKRWMGPMRYDYSGFKTFLSHHYYEGTISFQPAKRTLGSPRDKDSCRTGCYICKKSGQQLAEQHKECGLKHEEDEEEWKVIKGKFLAINAVNMSCACPRSPKGLSPAAHLADGSADLIVVRKCSRFDFLRYLVRHTNQDDQFDFSFVDVYRVKSFQFTSKLSEDNESNVTDIGKKRFGQFCRDHPACCCNIANSTWNCDGETLDSSAIEVRVHCQLMKIFARGIEENSKDEAAYSQSSIDQLL; from the exons aaaactgttttgtaCCAACCTCTGAGATCATTGCTGtagaagaaactgaatttaacaAGAAACAGCATAATAATGGCAAATGGCAAAAAATGGGAAAGCCACATGCTTTCACAG tgTATTATGTGAAGAAAGCCCGAAATCACCGCTGGCGGTGCAGTGATGTGACGTTTTGGTGTGTTGATGAGTACTTGTGTAATCAGTGGATACAGGCACTCAAAGAATTACTTGAAATGCAGA AGTGTAGACCAAAGCAGTTGCTTGTGTATATTAACCCGTATGGAGGAAAACGACAAGGGAAGAGGATTTATGAACAGAAAGTTGCTCCACTCTTCAGTCTGGCTTCTATCTCCACTGATGTTGTTA TAACTGAACATGCTAACCATGCTAAGGAGAATTTATTTGAagttaatattaataaatatgatGG TGTTGTTTGTGTTGGTGGGGACGGCATGTTCAGTGAAGTGATGCATGGTCTCATTGGAAGAATGCAGAAGGACTCTGGCATAGACCAAAATAATCCCAAAGCACCGTTAGTCCAATGCAATATAAGGATTGGCATAATTCCTGCTG gatcAACAGATTGCATATGCTATTCAACTGTTGGCATTTCTGATCCAGTAACATCAGCTCTTCATATCATTGTAG GTGACTGTCAGCCTCTGGATGTCTCCTCTGTACATCATAACAACACATTTTTGAAGTACTGTGTATCATTGCTGGGTTACGGTTTTTATGGAGATATATTaaaagacagtgaaaagaagcGGTGGATGGGTCCGATGAGATATGACTACTCAG GCTTCAAGACTTTTCTTTCTCATCATTACTATGAaggaacaatttcttttcaaCCAGCAAAACGCACGCTGGGATCTCCACGAGATAAAGATAGCTGCAGAACAGG gtgTTACATTTGCAAGAAAAGTGGGCAACAGCTGGCAGAACAGCACAAGGAATGTGGATTAAAACATGAAG aagatgaagaagaatgGAAGGTTATTAAAGGGAAATTTCTAGCTATCAATGCAGTAAATATGAGCTGTGCCTGTCCACGAAGTCCAAAAGGTCTTTCACCAGCAGCTCATTTGGCAGATGGTTCAGCTGACCTCATTGTAGTTCGTAAATGCTCCAGATTTGATTTTCTACGGTATCTTGTCAGACATACAAACCAAGATGATCAG tttgaCTTCTCATTTGTAGATGTTTATCGGGTGAAGAGTTTTCAGTTTACGTCAAAGCTTTCAGAAGACAATGAAAGCAATGTCACAGACATAGGAAAGAAACGTTTTGGCCAGTTCTGCAGAGATCATCCAGCCTGTTGCTGTAATATTGCTAATAGCACATGGAATTGTGATGGAGAAACTCTGGACAGTTCAGCAATTGAAGTGAG GGTTCACTGCcagttaatgaaaatatttgcaagggGAATCGAGGAAAACTCTAAAGATGAAGCTGCCTACAGCCAGAGTAGCATTGATCAATTACTATAG
- the CERK gene encoding ceramide kinase isoform X2, producing MSPVPENCFVPTSEIIAVEETEFNKKQHNNGKWQKMGKPHAFTVYYVKKARNHRWRCSDVTFWCVDEYLCNQWIQALKELLEMQKCRPKQLLVYINPYGGKRQGKRIYEQKVAPLFSLASISTDVVITEHANHAKENLFEVNINKYDGVVCVGGDGMFSEVMHGLIGRMQKDSGIDQNNPKAPLVQCNIRIGIIPAGSTDCICYSTVGISDPVTSALHIIVGDCQPLDVSSVHHNNTFLKYCVSLLGYGFYGDILKDSEKKRWMGPMRYDYSGFKTFLSHHYYEGTISFQPAKRTLGSPRDKDSCRTGCYICKKSGQQLAEQHKECGLKHEEDEEEWKVIKGKFLAINAVNMSCACPRSPKGLSPAAHLADGSADLIVVRKCSRFDFLRYLVRHTNQDDQFDFSFVDVYRVKSFQFTSKLSEDNESNVTDIGKKRFGQFCRDHPACCCNIANSTWNCDGETLDSSAIEVRVHCQLMKIFARGIEENSKDEAAYSQSSIDQLL from the exons aaaactgttttgtaCCAACCTCTGAGATCATTGCTGtagaagaaactgaatttaacaAGAAACAGCATAATAATGGCAAATGGCAAAAAATGGGAAAGCCACATGCTTTCACAG tgTATTATGTGAAGAAAGCCCGAAATCACCGCTGGCGGTGCAGTGATGTGACGTTTTGGTGTGTTGATGAGTACTTGTGTAATCAGTGGATACAGGCACTCAAAGAATTACTTGAAATGCAGA AGTGTAGACCAAAGCAGTTGCTTGTGTATATTAACCCGTATGGAGGAAAACGACAAGGGAAGAGGATTTATGAACAGAAAGTTGCTCCACTCTTCAGTCTGGCTTCTATCTCCACTGATGTTGTTA TAACTGAACATGCTAACCATGCTAAGGAGAATTTATTTGAagttaatattaataaatatgatGG TGTTGTTTGTGTTGGTGGGGACGGCATGTTCAGTGAAGTGATGCATGGTCTCATTGGAAGAATGCAGAAGGACTCTGGCATAGACCAAAATAATCCCAAAGCACCGTTAGTCCAATGCAATATAAGGATTGGCATAATTCCTGCTG gatcAACAGATTGCATATGCTATTCAACTGTTGGCATTTCTGATCCAGTAACATCAGCTCTTCATATCATTGTAG GTGACTGTCAGCCTCTGGATGTCTCCTCTGTACATCATAACAACACATTTTTGAAGTACTGTGTATCATTGCTGGGTTACGGTTTTTATGGAGATATATTaaaagacagtgaaaagaagcGGTGGATGGGTCCGATGAGATATGACTACTCAG GCTTCAAGACTTTTCTTTCTCATCATTACTATGAaggaacaatttcttttcaaCCAGCAAAACGCACGCTGGGATCTCCACGAGATAAAGATAGCTGCAGAACAGG gtgTTACATTTGCAAGAAAAGTGGGCAACAGCTGGCAGAACAGCACAAGGAATGTGGATTAAAACATGAAG aagatgaagaagaatgGAAGGTTATTAAAGGGAAATTTCTAGCTATCAATGCAGTAAATATGAGCTGTGCCTGTCCACGAAGTCCAAAAGGTCTTTCACCAGCAGCTCATTTGGCAGATGGTTCAGCTGACCTCATTGTAGTTCGTAAATGCTCCAGATTTGATTTTCTACGGTATCTTGTCAGACATACAAACCAAGATGATCAG tttgaCTTCTCATTTGTAGATGTTTATCGGGTGAAGAGTTTTCAGTTTACGTCAAAGCTTTCAGAAGACAATGAAAGCAATGTCACAGACATAGGAAAGAAACGTTTTGGCCAGTTCTGCAGAGATCATCCAGCCTGTTGCTGTAATATTGCTAATAGCACATGGAATTGTGATGGAGAAACTCTGGACAGTTCAGCAATTGAAGTGAG GGTTCACTGCcagttaatgaaaatatttgcaagggGAATCGAGGAAAACTCTAAAGATGAAGCTGCCTACAGCCAGAGTAGCATTGATCAATTACTATAG